One genomic region from Candida albicans SC5314 chromosome 6, complete sequence encodes:
- a CDS encoding uncharacterized protein (Ortholog of C. dubliniensis CD36 : Cd36_61450, C. parapsilosis CDC317 : CPAR2_602710, Candida tenuis NRRL Y-1498 : cten_CGOB_00240 and Pichia stipitis Pignal : psti_CGOB_00191), translating into MVHNVLFDPPLPDGQRINVGNNTIIENIYSIYNLAVFKNIFRIYLTFLLIQYILIYVCVPLDDIENRPPIGIISTAYTLIMFVINASVLPLCSGTIPTVLSLRCLFSSFVLEFIGLILNITAVIQSVRAGAMYEIERERGKVVTKTRVDKYIIFFQITSMIFSLLSTICVFILMIICEKALEYIGNKVDRRVLKRNRKIRIGSESIDDYRYRLDRYYSV; encoded by the exons ATGGTTCATAACGTATTATTTGATCCTCCTTTACCAGATGGGCAGAGAATCAATGTTGGGAATAAtacaataattgaaaacatttaTAGTATTTATAATCTTGCCGTGTTTAAAAACATTTTCCGAATTTATTTGACATTCttattgattcaatatATTCTAATATATGTTTGTGTTCCATTagatgatattgaaaatcgACCTCCCATAGGTATTATATCAACAGCATATACACTAATTATG TTTGTTATTAATGCCCTGGTTTTACCTTTATGTTCAGGCACTATACCAACAGTCCTTTCATTACGATGTTTATTTAGTTCATTTGTGTTGGAGTTTATTGGattaatattgaatatCACTGCAGTTATTCAAAGTGTTAGAGCTGGAGCCATGTATGAAATTGAACGTGAACGTGGGAAAGTAGTAACGAAAACAAGAGTCGATAAATATatcatttttttccaaattacatcaatgatattttcattacttTCGACAATTTGTGTTTTtatattaatgataatttgtGAAAAGGCTTTAGAATATATTGGTAATAAAGTTGATAGAAGAGTACTTAAACGAAATAGAAAGATTCGTATCGGTTCTGAATCAATAGATGATTATCGATATAGATTAGATAGGTATTACTCAGTTTGA